A single window of Rubripirellula lacrimiformis DNA harbors:
- a CDS encoding DNA gyrase/topoisomerase IV subunit B: MSTATKRYGGDDITVLEGLEPVRKRPGMYIGGVGSQGLHHLIWEVVDNSVDEAMNGHATEITVTLQKDGRTVSVSDNGRGIPVDRNSKTKKSALETVLTVLHAGGKFDEGNYKTAGGLHGVGASVVNALSKELIAVIKRDGVQYRMTFAKGHATSKLQKLKGAVRGTGTTITFTPDPTIFPKTDFDSGLIRARLETASFLHRGVKVTYIDEAAKTKETFLHEQGIVDYLAKVLKERSARAIHELPFTLRKDDSDARLEVTVQWTESTDEHVRSYVNGIPTGSGGTHENGFRSGLNKAVRNYIDTHSLTPRGVKITTEDIREGMVAILSVFISEPQFQGQTKDRLNNPEVQATVEAAVRPAMEQWMNNNRSVADSVIARIIAAARAREASRAASNAISRKGGSKRTMLPGKLSDCVSGGKGNSELFIVEGDSAGGSAKQGRDRNHQAILPLRGKVLNTESATLKKILENKEIQDLVAALGCGIGPSLDLAALRYDRVILLADADSDGHHITTLLLTFFYRHMPALIAGGRLFIAVPPLYRIDLGKETYWAADEPDRERIIREHGGRAKPEITRFKGLGEMMPKTLWETTLDPRTRRLEKVEIDDHLETDRIISDLMGRDASARFRFIMDRAEHAEAIDV; this comes from the coding sequence ATGTCGACTGCAACCAAACGTTACGGTGGTGATGACATCACCGTCTTGGAAGGGCTTGAACCAGTTCGCAAACGTCCCGGGATGTACATCGGTGGCGTTGGGTCCCAGGGGCTGCATCACCTGATTTGGGAAGTCGTCGACAACAGTGTTGACGAAGCGATGAACGGCCACGCGACCGAGATCACGGTCACCCTGCAAAAGGACGGTCGCACCGTTTCGGTATCAGACAACGGCCGCGGGATCCCTGTTGATCGAAACAGCAAGACGAAAAAATCGGCACTCGAAACCGTTCTGACCGTGTTGCATGCCGGTGGCAAGTTCGACGAAGGGAACTACAAGACCGCAGGCGGATTGCACGGTGTCGGTGCATCGGTCGTCAACGCCCTGTCGAAAGAACTGATCGCCGTCATCAAACGCGATGGCGTGCAGTATCGGATGACCTTTGCGAAGGGGCACGCCACCAGCAAGTTGCAGAAGCTAAAAGGTGCGGTGCGTGGAACCGGGACGACGATCACGTTCACGCCTGATCCAACGATCTTCCCCAAAACCGACTTCGACAGCGGGCTGATCCGTGCGCGTTTGGAAACGGCCAGCTTCCTGCACCGTGGCGTCAAAGTCACCTACATCGACGAAGCGGCGAAAACAAAAGAAACGTTTCTGCACGAACAGGGCATCGTCGACTACCTGGCCAAAGTTCTGAAAGAACGCAGTGCTCGGGCGATCCACGAACTGCCCTTCACGCTCCGCAAAGACGATTCCGACGCGCGGCTAGAAGTCACTGTCCAGTGGACCGAGTCCACCGACGAACATGTCCGCAGTTACGTCAACGGGATTCCCACCGGCAGCGGCGGGACCCACGAAAACGGGTTCCGCAGCGGGCTGAACAAAGCTGTTCGGAACTACATCGATACCCACAGCTTGACGCCACGCGGTGTCAAAATCACGACCGAAGATATTCGCGAAGGGATGGTCGCCATCCTGTCGGTGTTCATCTCCGAACCGCAGTTCCAAGGACAAACCAAAGACCGGCTGAACAATCCCGAAGTGCAGGCCACCGTCGAAGCCGCTGTTCGCCCGGCGATGGAACAGTGGATGAACAACAACCGCAGCGTCGCCGATTCGGTGATCGCGCGGATCATCGCCGCCGCCCGAGCTCGCGAGGCTTCTCGCGCGGCATCCAACGCGATTTCTCGAAAAGGCGGCAGCAAACGGACGATGTTGCCGGGCAAACTTTCCGATTGCGTTTCCGGTGGCAAAGGGAATTCCGAACTGTTCATCGTCGAAGGTGATTCGGCCGGTGGGAGTGCCAAACAGGGGCGTGACCGGAACCATCAAGCAATCCTGCCGCTGCGTGGAAAGGTGCTGAACACCGAAAGCGCGACGCTAAAGAAGATCCTGGAAAACAAAGAAATCCAGGATCTGGTGGCTGCGTTGGGATGTGGGATCGGTCCGAGTTTGGACTTGGCCGCCCTGCGTTACGATCGAGTGATTCTGTTGGCCGATGCCGATAGCGACGGCCATCACATCACGACCTTGTTGTTGACGTTCTTCTATCGCCACATGCCAGCCTTGATTGCCGGTGGGCGGTTGTTCATCGCGGTACCCCCGCTGTACCGAATCGATCTTGGCAAAGAAACGTATTGGGCGGCCGATGAACCGGATCGCGAACGGATCATCCGAGAACACGGGGGGCGTGCCAAGCCGGAAATCACTCGCTTCAAAGGCCTCGGCGAAATGATGCCCAAGACGCTGTGGGAAACCACTTTGGACCCCCGCACCCGTCGCCTCGAAAAAGTCGAAATCGACGACCACTTGGAAACCGATCGCATCATCAGCGATCTGATGGGACGCGACGCATCGGCTCGCTTCCGTTTTATCATGGACCGCGCCGAACACGCCGAAGCGATCGACGTTTAG
- a CDS encoding DNA gyrase/topoisomerase IV subunit A, with product MAKRRKRNSKANGGSGDDSLFDAIGENLVGVPLRQAAQEKYLNYSLSVITSRALPDVRDGLKPVQRRILYTMSGQGLTATSKHVKCAKVVGDVMGRFHPHGDSSIYEAMVRMAQPFSLRMPLVDGSGNFGSVDGDNAAAMRYTECRMSPIASEVLADLATRTVAFKPNYDGSREEPVVLPSRVPNLLVNGATGIAVGMATNIPPHNLREVCNALLKLLRDAEVKDYQLVANDAVQGPDFPTGGQITNTKDELRDIYATGSGTIKLRGTTKLVKIDGNRVLQIDSIPFGVNKALMVERIAEIIYSGKLPLVTEVRDLSTEDIRVDLVLKKDADENKVLAYLFKHTQLQNNFNVNLTCLVPTENPEVGAPNRLSLKEILWHFLHFRLDVVTRRLENELAALERRIHLLNGFALIFDALDEIIQIIRRSDGKADAATKIMKRFPPTAKGGGLDEDQTDAILELKLYRLARLEINLILDELKDKNKRAREIRKLLSEATDDTNASGRWQIVRGEIEALIEDFGKSDAAKRRSSIDTVEEEEYTAEDFIIAEECHILVTTDGWVKRQKQIADPSKSRLRQGDSVLACVAGSTRETIGFFSSMGVCYTARMIDVPASTGFGEPIQKLFKMKDGEKIVAVMSFDPRVIGDISEDPKKPDLCPHTHALAATTNGFALRFGLQSFVEPSTRNGRRFARVAGTARVIDVVAIHGSETILAVSRECRAMVCPAEEINYLSGAGKGVTLIRLSADDQLLGFKPSTGDRDLLTVVTNRGAKKTISTAKYRVTSRGGRGNEIQKNGKIDEIVSPPLEAPPVLDDDA from the coding sequence GTGGCAAAGCGTCGTAAACGTAATTCGAAGGCAAATGGCGGTTCGGGCGATGATTCGCTCTTTGATGCCATCGGCGAGAATCTGGTCGGTGTCCCCCTGCGCCAAGCGGCCCAGGAAAAGTACCTCAACTACTCGCTATCGGTCATCACCAGCCGCGCCCTGCCAGACGTCCGAGACGGGCTGAAACCGGTCCAGCGGCGGATTCTATACACCATGTCCGGCCAAGGGCTGACGGCGACCAGCAAGCACGTCAAGTGCGCCAAGGTCGTCGGAGACGTGATGGGGCGGTTCCACCCACACGGGGACAGTTCGATCTACGAAGCCATGGTGCGGATGGCACAGCCGTTCTCGCTGCGGATGCCGTTGGTCGACGGTAGCGGGAACTTCGGCAGCGTCGATGGCGACAATGCGGCGGCGATGCGGTACACCGAATGTCGGATGTCACCAATCGCCTCGGAAGTGCTGGCTGACCTGGCCACCCGAACGGTCGCCTTCAAACCCAACTACGACGGCAGCCGCGAAGAACCGGTCGTGTTGCCCAGCCGTGTGCCCAATTTGCTGGTCAACGGAGCGACCGGGATCGCGGTCGGGATGGCGACCAACATTCCGCCGCATAACCTGCGAGAGGTCTGCAATGCGCTGCTGAAACTGCTGCGCGATGCCGAAGTCAAAGACTACCAATTGGTCGCCAATGACGCGGTTCAGGGACCGGATTTCCCCACCGGTGGGCAGATCACCAATACCAAGGACGAACTGCGCGACATCTACGCCACCGGATCCGGCACGATCAAACTGCGCGGGACGACCAAATTGGTCAAGATCGACGGCAATCGCGTGCTGCAGATCGATTCGATCCCGTTCGGCGTCAACAAAGCGTTGATGGTCGAACGGATCGCCGAAATCATCTACAGCGGCAAGTTGCCCTTGGTGACCGAGGTCCGTGACCTTTCGACCGAAGACATTCGCGTCGACCTGGTGCTGAAAAAGGACGCTGACGAAAACAAAGTGTTGGCGTACCTGTTCAAGCACACGCAGCTGCAGAACAACTTCAACGTCAACTTGACGTGTTTGGTGCCGACTGAAAATCCAGAGGTCGGGGCACCCAACCGGCTAAGCCTGAAAGAAATTCTGTGGCACTTCCTGCATTTTCGTTTGGATGTCGTCACGCGGCGGCTGGAAAATGAATTGGCAGCCCTGGAACGTCGGATTCACCTGCTGAACGGGTTTGCGTTAATCTTCGACGCGCTGGATGAAATCATTCAGATCATCCGTCGCAGTGATGGGAAAGCCGACGCCGCAACCAAAATCATGAAACGATTCCCACCCACTGCCAAGGGCGGTGGGCTGGACGAAGATCAAACCGACGCGATTTTGGAGCTCAAGCTGTATCGCTTGGCCCGTCTAGAAATCAACCTGATCCTGGACGAACTGAAAGACAAGAACAAACGCGCACGCGAGATTCGCAAACTGCTTAGCGAAGCGACCGACGATACGAATGCATCCGGGCGATGGCAGATCGTTCGTGGTGAAATCGAAGCCTTGATCGAAGATTTTGGCAAATCGGATGCCGCCAAACGCCGTTCGTCGATCGACACGGTCGAAGAAGAAGAATACACGGCCGAAGATTTTATCATCGCCGAGGAATGCCATATCCTGGTCACAACCGATGGCTGGGTAAAGCGTCAAAAACAGATCGCCGATCCGTCGAAGAGCCGTCTGCGTCAGGGCGACAGCGTGCTGGCCTGTGTCGCCGGCAGCACCCGCGAAACCATCGGATTCTTCTCGTCGATGGGCGTCTGCTACACCGCTCGCATGATCGATGTGCCCGCATCAACAGGGTTCGGCGAACCGATTCAAAAACTGTTCAAAATGAAGGACGGCGAGAAGATCGTTGCTGTGATGTCCTTTGACCCCAGGGTCATCGGTGACATTTCCGAAGATCCGAAGAAACCCGATCTGTGCCCCCACACCCACGCGTTGGCCGCCACCACCAACGGGTTTGCACTGCGATTTGGTCTGCAATCGTTTGTCGAACCATCGACCCGTAACGGTCGCCGCTTTGCCCGTGTCGCCGGTACGGCGCGAGTCATCGATGTGGTCGCGATCCACGGCAGCGAAACGATTTTGGCGGTATCGCGTGAATGTCGGGCGATGGTCTGTCCGGCCGAAGAAATCAACTATCTATCGGGTGCCGGAAAAGGGGTCACGTTGATCCGTCTGTCTGCCGATGACCAATTGTTGGGGTTCAAGCCGTCGACAGGAGACCGAGATCTATTGACGGTGGTCACCAATCGGGGTGCCAAGAAAACCATCTCGACCGCCAAGTATCGTGTCACCTCACGGGGCGGTCGGGGCAACGAGATCCAAAAGAATGGCAAGATCGACGAGATCGTTTCGCCCCCGCTGGAAGCTCCGCCCGTCTTGGACGATGACGCTTAA
- a CDS encoding CpaF family protein, translating to MRTGTPQAKPDADRQQQFEDIKRRIHGKLVDKLDLSRVGDLKGDTLKREIRMVVEHLCDAEDTLLNRQERERIVDEVIDEVLGLGPLELILKDPTVSDILINGPKNIYVEKGGQMQKSEVEFRDNKHLLQIIDRIVSKVGRRVDETSPMVDARLDDGSRVNAIIPPLALDGACVSIRRFGSNPLKLEDLLNYKAFTPEMVMLLEGCIKARLNCIIAGGTGSGKTTLLNTLSSFINHHDRIVTIEDAAELQLQQDHVVRLETRPANIEGNGAVTATDLVKNALRMRPERIIIGECRGGETLDMLQAMNTGHDGSMTTVHANTPRDAIARLETLVMMSGFELPVKAIRQQVSGAVDVLIQANRLQGGPRRVTAITEVVGMEQDTVILQDIYRYVQKGINEEGKAFGHFECTGVRPSFMDKLESAGVRLPASAFRERVMMQA from the coding sequence ATGCGCACGGGCACCCCACAGGCTAAACCTGACGCCGATCGTCAACAACAATTTGAAGACATCAAACGCCGCATCCACGGCAAGTTGGTTGACAAGTTGGACTTGTCTCGCGTGGGCGACCTGAAGGGAGATACGCTAAAACGCGAAATCCGCATGGTGGTCGAACACCTTTGCGACGCGGAAGACACCCTGCTGAACCGCCAAGAACGCGAACGCATCGTCGACGAAGTGATCGACGAAGTGCTGGGTCTTGGTCCATTGGAATTGATCCTAAAGGACCCCACGGTCAGCGATATTTTGATCAACGGCCCGAAGAACATCTACGTCGAAAAAGGCGGCCAGATGCAGAAGTCGGAAGTTGAATTCCGCGACAACAAACACCTGCTGCAAATCATCGACCGGATTGTCAGTAAAGTCGGCCGACGCGTGGACGAAACGTCGCCCATGGTCGATGCGCGTTTGGACGATGGTTCGCGGGTCAACGCGATCATCCCGCCCCTGGCACTTGACGGTGCCTGCGTGTCAATTCGTCGATTCGGTTCGAACCCGCTAAAACTAGAAGACCTGCTGAACTACAAAGCGTTCACACCTGAAATGGTGATGCTGCTAGAAGGCTGTATCAAAGCCCGCCTGAACTGCATCATCGCCGGCGGTACCGGTTCGGGTAAAACGACGCTTTTGAACACGCTATCGTCGTTCATCAATCACCATGACCGAATCGTCACGATCGAAGACGCGGCTGAATTGCAGCTGCAACAGGATCACGTCGTGCGATTGGAAACTCGCCCTGCCAACATCGAAGGCAACGGAGCGGTGACCGCCACGGACTTGGTCAAAAACGCTTTGCGGATGCGTCCCGAACGAATCATCATCGGCGAATGCCGTGGTGGCGAAACGTTGGACATGTTGCAAGCCATGAACACCGGTCACGACGGATCGATGACCACGGTTCACGCCAATACGCCGCGTGACGCGATCGCCCGTTTGGAAACCCTGGTGATGATGTCCGGATTTGAACTTCCGGTCAAAGCCATCCGCCAACAGGTTTCCGGTGCCGTCGACGTTCTGATCCAAGCCAACCGATTGCAGGGCGGACCTCGCCGTGTGACCGCGATCACCGAAGTGGTCGGGATGGAACAAGACACGGTCATCCTGCAAGACATCTATCGATATGTCCAAAAGGGCATCAACGAAGAGGGCAAAGCGTTCGGTCACTTCGAGTGCACCGGAGTTCGCCCCAGCTTCATGGACAAACTGGAATCCGCCGGCGTGCGATTGCCCGCCAGCGCCTTCCGCGAACGCGTCATGATGCAAGCCTAG
- a CDS encoding type II secretion system F family protein: protein MSGLVIALVIGVVVASLVAFAVNVLMPTDDSTATEDRLSAMASRRRGGAQGDVEQASLLRMEGDDGTSLLSRLTSGMPALSDYLDQADVQMAPAKFALICLASFGFGFVICLVTSVPILIAPIVGALLVGLPVGWLLMKRKRRLAKFGNQMPEALELLSRSLRAGHSLNAGFGLVASEMEAPLATEFGRCFEEQNLGIPLEEAIDDMAKRIPNMDLRFFATAVVLQRTTGGDLSEILDKIGHLVRERLMILGTIQALTGEGRMSGAVLLALPPVLFLVMLKLNYEYVMMLFTDELGRYMLGAALVTQLVGALVIRKIITIKV, encoded by the coding sequence ATGTCCGGACTAGTCATTGCTCTCGTGATCGGCGTCGTCGTCGCATCGCTGGTTGCCTTCGCCGTGAACGTCTTGATGCCTACGGACGATTCCACGGCTACCGAGGATCGTCTATCTGCGATGGCATCGCGTCGTCGCGGTGGCGCCCAGGGTGACGTTGAACAAGCGTCGCTGTTGCGGATGGAAGGGGACGATGGCACCAGTTTGCTGTCGCGTTTGACATCGGGAATGCCGGCGTTGTCGGATTACCTGGACCAAGCCGACGTACAGATGGCGCCGGCCAAGTTCGCCCTGATCTGTCTGGCATCCTTTGGTTTTGGCTTTGTGATCTGCTTGGTCACGTCGGTGCCGATCCTGATTGCTCCGATCGTCGGCGCCCTATTGGTGGGATTGCCGGTGGGTTGGTTGCTGATGAAACGCAAACGTCGATTGGCCAAGTTTGGCAATCAAATGCCCGAAGCCTTGGAACTGCTAAGCCGATCGCTTCGCGCCGGACACTCACTGAACGCCGGATTCGGTTTGGTGGCATCGGAAATGGAAGCGCCGCTAGCGACAGAATTCGGACGCTGCTTTGAAGAACAAAACCTGGGTATTCCGTTGGAAGAAGCCATCGATGACATGGCCAAACGGATCCCCAACATGGACCTGCGATTCTTTGCAACCGCGGTTGTTTTGCAACGCACAACCGGGGGTGACCTGTCCGAAATTTTGGACAAGATCGGACACTTGGTTCGTGAACGGTTGATGATCCTGGGAACGATTCAAGCGTTGACCGGCGAAGGCCGGATGAGTGGTGCCGTGCTATTGGCTCTGCCGCCGGTATTGTTCCTGGTGATGCTAAAGCTGAACTACGAATACGTGATGATGCTGTTCACGGATGAACTGGGTCGATACATGTTGGGCGCCGCGCTGGTCACCCAGCTGGTCGGTGCCTTGGTGATTCGCAAAATCATCACGATCAAAGTTTAG
- a CDS encoding type II secretion system F family protein yields the protein MLTSLILFASLSTATIASIAVFVAVTTVAWLVIGRVSGDDKPTAETRLDALRTRSSSVAELSDTDKSRKKNEALAAVLEKATSPLEKTVTGNEKEMSQLREKLVNAGFRRETAPVVFKGLQLILAGVGLFLGGAVGLLTDGFNQGMLMKLAGGVVAGFALPSLALGHLGKKRKEKIFLGLPDALDLMVVCVEAGLGMDQALRKVAEEMEKSHKTIGEEFGIANQQLQFGRTRSEVLQALGFRSGVDDLKQLASILIQADKFGSSVANALRVQSDSMRIKRRQIAEEKAAKTAVKMIFPLVLFIFPGIFVVLVGPAGINMYRNMLEK from the coding sequence ATGTTAACTTCGCTGATCCTTTTCGCATCGCTCAGCACCGCCACCATCGCTTCGATCGCCGTCTTTGTTGCCGTCACAACGGTTGCATGGCTGGTGATTGGGCGCGTCAGTGGTGATGACAAACCAACCGCCGAAACAAGGTTGGATGCACTGCGCACTCGCAGCAGCAGCGTGGCAGAACTGAGCGATACAGACAAATCACGCAAGAAGAACGAAGCCCTGGCGGCCGTTCTGGAAAAGGCGACCTCACCGCTGGAAAAGACGGTGACGGGCAACGAGAAAGAAATGAGCCAACTTCGCGAGAAGCTGGTCAATGCGGGATTCCGCCGCGAAACCGCTCCGGTCGTCTTCAAAGGTCTGCAACTGATTTTGGCAGGCGTCGGTCTGTTCCTCGGTGGTGCGGTCGGCTTGCTAACCGATGGTTTCAACCAAGGCATGCTGATGAAACTGGCTGGCGGTGTGGTCGCTGGTTTCGCATTGCCGTCGCTGGCCCTGGGCCACTTGGGGAAGAAACGCAAAGAGAAAATCTTCCTGGGCCTGCCCGATGCATTGGACTTGATGGTCGTCTGTGTCGAAGCCGGTTTGGGGATGGACCAAGCGCTGCGTAAAGTGGCCGAAGAGATGGAGAAGAGCCATAAAACGATCGGCGAAGAATTCGGGATCGCCAACCAACAACTTCAGTTCGGACGGACTCGCAGCGAAGTGCTGCAGGCACTCGGATTCCGAAGTGGCGTGGACGACCTGAAACAGTTGGCGTCGATCCTGATCCAAGCGGACAAGTTCGGATCCAGTGTCGCCAATGCACTGCGTGTCCAAAGCGATTCGATGCGAATCAAACGGCGTCAGATTGCGGAAGAAAAGGCTGCCAAAACAGCCGTCAAGATGATCTTCCCGTTGGTGCTGTTCATTTTTCCAGGCATCTTTGTCGTGCTGGTTGGACCTGCCGGTATCAACATGTATCGAAACATGTTGGAAAAATAG
- a CDS encoding isoaspartyl peptidase/L-asparaginase family protein, with protein MADSNQRWSIAIHGGAGGGPANWDSAKKAARQEGLQRALDTGVALLQHGASAIDVVEAVIIVFENDANFNAGRGAVLTEDGTAELDASIMDGATLGCGAVAGVRTVKNPIGLARLVMTETPHVLLAGPGADEFATDQGVDAVTPDYFLSYSSPNDDVAPDTPPHFGTVGCVVLDTMGDLAAGTSTGGTSKKLPGRVGDSPIIGAGTFAANDTCAVSGTGLGEEYIRAAVAYDVVAQMRYAGRSLDEAVTEIMTRRLKPGTGGLIAVSRDGQVVMQHNTPGMNCGMADSSGRRQTSFALPDGGRTPRSTGD; from the coding sequence ATGGCGGATTCAAATCAACGGTGGTCGATTGCGATCCACGGCGGTGCCGGCGGCGGTCCTGCAAATTGGGACTCGGCCAAGAAAGCCGCTCGCCAGGAAGGGTTGCAGCGAGCCCTCGACACTGGCGTCGCTTTATTGCAGCACGGTGCGTCGGCCATCGATGTGGTCGAGGCTGTGATCATCGTTTTCGAAAACGACGCGAACTTCAACGCTGGTCGCGGGGCTGTGTTGACCGAGGACGGGACGGCCGAATTGGACGCATCGATCATGGACGGGGCCACGCTGGGCTGTGGCGCGGTGGCGGGCGTGCGCACGGTGAAGAACCCGATCGGGTTGGCTCGGTTGGTGATGACCGAAACGCCGCACGTGTTGTTGGCCGGTCCGGGGGCCGACGAGTTTGCGACCGATCAGGGCGTCGACGCGGTCACGCCGGACTACTTTCTTAGCTACAGCAGCCCCAACGACGATGTCGCCCCCGATACGCCTCCGCATTTCGGTACCGTGGGCTGCGTCGTGCTGGACACCATGGGCGATTTGGCCGCCGGGACCAGCACGGGGGGGACGTCCAAGAAATTGCCCGGCCGTGTCGGTGATTCGCCGATCATCGGCGCCGGAACCTTTGCCGCAAACGATACCTGTGCGGTCTCTGGCACGGGATTGGGCGAGGAGTACATTCGCGCCGCGGTCGCCTACGACGTGGTCGCGCAGATGCGTTACGCCGGTCGGTCCTTGGACGAAGCGGTCACGGAGATCATGACTCGCCGTTTGAAACCTGGCACGGGCGGATTGATCGCCGTGTCACGCGACGGACAGGTTGTGATGCAACACAACACGCCCGGGATGAACTGTGGGATGGCCGACAGCAGCGGTCGCCGACAAACATCCTTTGCGTTGCCCGATGGTGGCCGAACGCCCCGGTCCACCGGCGACTGA
- a CDS encoding GTPase, which translates to MANVDRHSPSVVAPAGETFASIITGVGRSAVAVIAVYGDRVSAIVQQHFLPATTTAFRPGQIRYGIWGQSSVQGAVAESAASELTASPSVAEPSTAALPIAGESIVVVPIADDRWEIHCHGGVAATDRVMDDLTRSGVHPQSPQQYTQHMTPSVLVAEAHQVLSQCVTTRTAAIALAQVRGAMVDWATGWRDRINAALVAGQSTSPDRLPGDARLPDDGRASDFDAIRHEAAQMTRRAQRTVRLADPSRVVLVGAPNVGKSSLVNAIVGYNRSITMDIAGTTRDVLHADTVIDGLPIRLSDTAGIRSSQEPIEREGIHRARTAASQADLVIRVHEPQTTFPRHDSSMAASADSREIDELDAGTGGVPVIHVMNKVDRLADWVANDSGTKNSVTTDSVTKDPVTKDPAVIDPDWLPTVATTGQGIDDLMQTIAARLSDGLPPAGAPAAICPRQADVIAAIATATELSTLPRLIEELL; encoded by the coding sequence GTGGCTAACGTTGATCGTCATTCCCCGTCCGTCGTCGCGCCTGCGGGCGAAACTTTCGCGTCGATCATCACCGGCGTGGGACGCAGTGCTGTGGCTGTGATCGCAGTCTACGGAGACCGCGTTTCCGCGATCGTCCAGCAACACTTCCTGCCCGCCACGACGACGGCCTTTCGCCCGGGACAGATTCGCTACGGAATCTGGGGACAGAGTTCGGTTCAGGGGGCCGTAGCAGAATCAGCCGCATCCGAATTGACCGCATCGCCATCGGTCGCAGAACCATCGACTGCAGCACTACCAATCGCGGGCGAATCCATCGTCGTGGTTCCCATTGCCGACGATCGCTGGGAAATCCATTGTCACGGTGGCGTCGCGGCGACGGACCGCGTGATGGATGATTTGACGCGGTCCGGGGTGCATCCGCAGTCGCCCCAGCAATACACCCAACACATGACGCCATCGGTTTTGGTGGCCGAGGCACACCAAGTGCTTTCCCAGTGCGTGACGACTCGAACCGCTGCGATCGCGCTGGCGCAGGTCCGCGGTGCGATGGTCGATTGGGCCACTGGATGGCGGGATCGGATCAACGCGGCGTTGGTGGCGGGGCAATCGACGTCCCCGGATCGGCTGCCGGGCGATGCGCGGCTTCCCGATGACGGACGGGCATCGGATTTCGATGCGATTCGCCACGAAGCGGCTCAGATGACCCGCCGGGCACAGCGCACGGTCCGCTTGGCCGATCCGTCTCGCGTGGTCCTGGTCGGGGCGCCCAACGTCGGCAAAAGCAGCTTGGTCAATGCGATCGTCGGCTATAACCGCAGCATCACGATGGATATCGCCGGGACCACTCGCGACGTCCTGCACGCGGATACCGTCATCGATGGATTGCCGATCCGTCTAAGCGATACTGCGGGCATCCGATCCAGCCAAGAACCGATCGAACGCGAAGGCATCCACCGGGCCCGGACCGCCGCTAGCCAGGCAGACTTGGTGATCCGGGTGCACGAGCCGCAAACCACGTTCCCCCGACATGATTCGTCCATGGCCGCATCGGCAGATTCGCGGGAGATCGACGAATTGGATGCCGGAACCGGGGGCGTGCCCGTGATCCATGTGATGAACAAAGTCGATCGGTTGGCCGATTGGGTTGCGAACGATTCTGGCACCAAAAATTCTGTTACCACGGATTCTGTTACCAAGGATCCTGTTACCAAGGATCCAGCGGTGATCGATCCCGATTGGCTGCCCACGGTGGCGACGACCGGGCAAGGGATCGATGATCTGATGCAGACGATCGCGGCGCGGTTGTCCGATGGTTTGCCGCCCGCAGGGGCACCGGCGGCGATTTGCCCACGTCAGGCTGACGTGATCGCGGCCATCGCAACGGCGACGGAACTTTCCACATTGCCCCGGTTGATCGAAGAACTTTTGTAG